Proteins from one Ipomoea triloba cultivar NCNSP0323 chromosome 1, ASM357664v1 genomic window:
- the LOC116031768 gene encoding uncharacterized protein LOC116031768, with product MEKRSLGEIPGETGGFSPLPIASASSLESDRESRLHRHDPWKLFDQYVVAQRWKPKFDASKAKVEKMVVWARVPGIPIEYFREDAIKEILAIVGTQLKLDMTTAGVQRGKFARGAVEIDLTKPLVAVVMVDDLPWNVEFEGLHAICFDCGEVGHRSATCPKNQKAAGMEQGIPQEEGMTDNMDVEDPQTPTPIAKHGAWMIVKRKSKGSDKGLGKQRGKSKGEVKTSSMKSVNGSKAAQTSARTGTASGDAQLAGIRKPSVHTATNLAGSRGIVGDTCFTC from the exons ATGGAGAAACGCTCTCTTGGTGAAATACCTGGGGAAACCGGGGGCTTTTCCCCTCTTCCAATAGCGTCTGCTTCGTCTCTGGAATCTGACAGGGAAAGTCGACTTCATCGAC ATGACCCTTGGAAACTGTTTGATCAGTATGTCGTTGCCCAAAGGTGGAAACCAAAGTTCGATGCCTCCAAGGCGAAGGTAGAGAAGATGGTTGTCTGGGCTAGGGTTCCAGGTATACCAATCGAATATTTCAGAGAAGATGCAATCAAGGAGATCTTGGCGATAGTGGGCACACAGCTGAAACTGGACATGACAACGGCGGGGGTTCAGAGAGGCAAATTCGCGAGGGGTGCTGTGGAAATCGATCTAACAAAGCCACTAGTGGCAGTGGTGATGGTTGATGATCTTCCCTGGAACGTGGAGTTTGAAGGACTTCACGCCATCTGCTTCGACTGTGGAGAGGTTGGGCATCGCTCTGCAACATGCCCTAAAAATCAGAAGGCGGCCGGAATGGAGCAGGGTATTCCGCAAGAGGAGGGCATGACAGATAATATGGATGTGGAAGATCCTCAGACTCCTACTCCGATCGCCAAACATGGCGCATGGATGATCGTAAAACGTAAGTCAAAAGGTTCAGACAAGGGCCTTGGTAAACAGAGAGGGAAATCAAAAGGAGAGGTCAAAACCAGTTCGATGAAATCTGTCAATGGGTCTAAGGCAGCACAAACCAGTGCTAGAACCGGAACTGCGAGTGGTGATGCCCAACTGGCCGGAATTCGTAAACCCTCAGTGCATACCGCTACTAACCTCGCAG GATCTAGAGGGATTGTAGGAGACACCTGTTTTACTTGCTGA